In a genomic window of Amorphus orientalis:
- a CDS encoding DMT family transporter → MENHVFAAVLLAAFLHAGWNSLVKVGLDRATTMLLLTVGQAAIALPLLPFVDQPDLAAWPWIVASAVLHVGYKLFLVRAYTHADLSQAYPMARGTAPLIVTVVSALFLGARFDALALAAVLAISAGILTLALNRSGLGRMQGRALAYALGTACFTAAYTLVDGVGARVAETASGYILWMFVGDAALMVLYALVTRGDAAFSGLRASWKPGLGAGAMSVASYWIIVWAFTQVPIALVAGLRESSILFATLIAAFVLREPVSRSRWASVGLIAAGVVLMKL, encoded by the coding sequence ATGGAGAACCACGTCTTCGCAGCGGTGCTCCTTGCCGCCTTCTTGCACGCGGGCTGGAATTCGCTGGTCAAGGTCGGGCTCGACCGGGCAACGACGATGCTGCTCCTGACGGTCGGGCAGGCAGCGATCGCGCTGCCGCTTCTTCCCTTCGTGGATCAGCCGGACCTGGCCGCCTGGCCCTGGATCGTTGCCTCTGCCGTCCTCCATGTCGGCTACAAGCTCTTTCTCGTGCGCGCCTACACCCACGCCGACCTGAGCCAGGCCTATCCGATGGCGAGAGGCACCGCGCCGTTGATTGTCACGGTGGTATCGGCGCTCTTTCTCGGGGCCCGGTTCGATGCGCTGGCGCTTGCCGCTGTGCTGGCGATCTCGGCCGGCATTCTGACCCTTGCGCTCAACCGCTCCGGGCTCGGCCGAATGCAGGGCAGGGCGCTCGCCTACGCGCTGGGGACGGCCTGCTTCACCGCCGCCTACACCCTGGTCGACGGTGTCGGCGCCCGGGTCGCGGAGACCGCCTCGGGCTACATTCTGTGGATGTTCGTCGGCGATGCCGCGCTGATGGTGCTCTATGCGCTGGTAACGCGCGGAGATGCGGCCTTCTCCGGCCTGCGCGCATCCTGGAAACCCGGTCTCGGCGCAGGGGCGATGTCGGTTGCCTCCTACTGGATCATCGTCTGGGCGTTCACACAGGTGCCGATCGCGCTGGTCGCGGGGCTTCGGGAATCGAGCATCCTGTTCGCGACCCTGATCGCGGCGTTCGTGTTGCGCGAGCCCGTCTCACGCA
- a CDS encoding LysR substrate-binding domain-containing protein, protein MKRGTLPLTALRAFEATMRHGQMRLAADELGVTHGAISRQVRGLEDMLGVVLFEGPRNRLAPSEAALALQPALTEAFDGIETAIERIVARERRVIDVSCTSTLAMRWLIPQLVHFQAEHPEIEIRLTADHGPVDFSRHSFDVAIRVGAGPWPDGAVLELFPDRVGPVLSPKLLPLVEAGTVLDVPLLHTSTRPDAWPDWCRQTGLPDPDGGRVFEHFYFMLEAATAGLGAAIAPDVLIRDDLAAGRLVAPFGFHPSGLSYVALSPPRACRDAETFVAWLAVRAELLPQA, encoded by the coding sequence ATGAAGCGCGGCACCCTTCCCCTCACCGCCCTCAGGGCCTTCGAGGCGACCATGCGGCACGGCCAGATGCGGCTGGCCGCCGACGAGCTCGGCGTCACCCATGGCGCGATCAGTCGCCAGGTGCGCGGCCTGGAGGACATGCTCGGCGTCGTGTTGTTCGAAGGTCCGCGCAACAGGCTCGCCCCAAGCGAGGCGGCACTTGCGCTGCAACCGGCGCTCACCGAGGCCTTCGACGGGATCGAGACCGCGATCGAGCGGATCGTCGCCCGGGAACGCCGAGTGATCGACGTGTCCTGCACCAGCACGCTGGCGATGCGCTGGCTGATCCCACAGCTCGTCCATTTCCAGGCCGAGCATCCGGAGATCGAGATCCGCCTGACGGCCGACCACGGACCGGTCGACTTTTCCCGCCACAGCTTCGATGTCGCAATCCGGGTGGGCGCCGGCCCCTGGCCCGACGGCGCCGTGCTGGAGCTTTTTCCCGACCGGGTCGGCCCGGTGCTCAGCCCGAAACTGCTGCCCCTCGTCGAGGCCGGAACGGTGCTCGATGTCCCGCTGCTGCACACCAGCACCCGGCCGGACGCCTGGCCCGACTGGTGTCGGCAAACCGGCCTGCCCGACCCCGACGGCGGCCGCGTGTTCGAGCATTTCTATTTCATGCTGGAGGCCGCGACCGCCGGTCTGGGGGCAGCGATCGCCCCGGACGTGCTGATCCGCGACGACCTGGCCGCCGGCCGCCTCGTCGCCCCGTTCGGGTTCCACCCGTCCGGCCTTTCCTATGTCGCCCTATCACCGCCACGGGCGTGCCGCGACGCGGAGACGTTCGTCGCCTGGCTCGCCGTCCGCGCCGAGCTCCTCCCGCAGGCGTAA
- a CDS encoding NAD(P)H-dependent oxidoreductase: MVSAQPKSIALIQGHPDPDPGHLCRGLADAYEGAARDAGHAVTVIDVAQLDFPMLRSPAEFDEAPVPPGLVAAQKAILAADHLVVVFPLWLGTLPALTKGFFEQALHRKDWFDTGNGSGWPKGRLKGKSARIVATMGMPAPVFRIWFGGHGTKSFERSILAVVGVRPIRETLFGMVEAASPERRAKWLETMRTLGEKGG, encoded by the coding sequence ATGGTGTCCGCCCAGCCGAAGTCCATCGCCCTGATCCAGGGCCACCCGGACCCCGATCCAGGCCATCTCTGCCGGGGACTGGCCGATGCCTATGAAGGAGCGGCGCGGGACGCCGGCCACGCCGTCACCGTGATCGACGTGGCGCAACTGGACTTCCCGATGCTGCGCTCTCCGGCGGAGTTCGACGAAGCGCCGGTGCCGCCCGGCCTGGTTGCGGCGCAGAAGGCGATCCTGGCGGCCGACCATCTCGTCGTCGTGTTTCCGCTGTGGCTGGGCACGCTGCCGGCGCTGACCAAGGGCTTCTTCGAGCAGGCGCTTCACCGCAAGGACTGGTTCGACACGGGCAACGGCTCGGGGTGGCCGAAGGGGCGGCTGAAGGGCAAGTCGGCGCGCATCGTGGCGACCATGGGCATGCCGGCTCCGGTGTTCCGGATCTGGTTCGGCGGCCACGGCACGAAGTCGTTCGAGCGCAGCATCCTCGCCGTCGTCGGCGTCCGTCCGATCCGCGAGACCCTGTTCGGCATGGTCGAGGCAGCCTCGCCGGAGCGGCGCGCCAAGTGGCTCGAGACGATGCGCACCCTCGGCGAAAAGGGAGGCTAG